A portion of the Micromonospora vinacea genome contains these proteins:
- a CDS encoding VOC family protein — protein sequence MSVKQVQVTFDCAEPVRVGRFWCEVLGYVPPPPPEGFATWDDVSSEQGSWFACSDPSGVGPRLYFQRVPEGKVVKNRVHLDVRVGTGLVGEERLAALEAECARLIPLGAVRGQLLLADGENESCLNMQDVEGNEFCLD from the coding sequence ATGTCGGTCAAGCAGGTACAAGTGACTTTCGACTGCGCCGAGCCTGTGCGCGTCGGCCGTTTTTGGTGTGAGGTGTTGGGGTACGTCCCGCCGCCGCCCCCGGAGGGGTTCGCCACCTGGGACGATGTCAGTTCCGAGCAGGGTTCGTGGTTCGCGTGCAGTGACCCGTCGGGGGTGGGTCCGCGCCTGTACTTCCAGCGGGTGCCCGAGGGCAAGGTCGTCAAGAACCGGGTGCACCTCGACGTGCGGGTCGGCACCGGGCTGGTGGGCGAGGAGCGCCTGGCCGCCCTCGAGGCCGAATGCGCGCGACTGATCCCGCTCGGCGCGGTACGCGGGCAGCTGTTGCTCGCCGACGGCGAGAACGAGTCGTGCCTCAACATGCAGGACGTCGAGGGCAACGAGTTCTGTCTCGACTAG
- a CDS encoding serine hydrolase domain-containing protein, protein MGHVSVDQQRLERVVREFGARWTTDAADIETYRAAQVSDVSHREVVGPLLAASGASGVVRVGGREVAAWGDPDVPEMAFSVTKSVVSVVAGLAFDDGLLVPDQPVHQVVDVPEFRGPHNEQITWRHLLQQSSQWDGELWGKPTSVDAQSFRERTEVHGTPPGQGWAYNDVRMNLLAYALTLLFRRSLPEVLRERIMDPLGATDRWSWHGYRTSVVDLDGRRVEVVSGGAHWGGGLIVPARDLALIGQLFLDRGTRAGTRLLSAEWVDQSWAPCPVKREYGYLWWLNDEQVPWPGAPATGRSARGNGGRHLLWVDPARELVLVSHWTEEPLDLIHEVSHTVVEQAE, encoded by the coding sequence ATGGGTCACGTGTCGGTGGATCAGCAGCGGCTGGAGCGGGTCGTCCGGGAGTTCGGCGCCCGGTGGACGACAGACGCGGCCGACATCGAGACCTACCGGGCGGCACAGGTCTCCGACGTGAGTCACCGCGAGGTGGTCGGCCCGCTGCTTGCCGCCAGTGGAGCCAGTGGTGTGGTCCGGGTCGGGGGTCGGGAGGTCGCGGCCTGGGGCGACCCGGACGTCCCGGAGATGGCGTTCAGCGTCACCAAGTCGGTCGTGTCGGTGGTGGCCGGCCTGGCCTTCGACGACGGGCTGTTGGTGCCGGACCAACCGGTGCACCAGGTCGTCGACGTTCCCGAGTTCCGGGGGCCGCACAACGAGCAGATCACCTGGCGCCATCTGCTGCAGCAGTCGAGTCAGTGGGACGGCGAGCTGTGGGGCAAGCCGACGAGCGTCGACGCGCAGAGCTTCCGCGAGCGGACCGAGGTGCACGGCACACCCCCGGGCCAGGGGTGGGCGTACAACGACGTACGGATGAACCTGCTCGCGTACGCCCTGACGCTGCTGTTTCGTCGGTCGCTGCCGGAGGTGCTGCGGGAGCGGATCATGGACCCGCTGGGTGCCACGGACCGGTGGTCGTGGCACGGGTACCGGACGAGCGTCGTCGACCTCGACGGCCGCCGGGTCGAGGTGGTCTCCGGCGGCGCGCACTGGGGCGGGGGACTGATCGTCCCCGCCCGGGACCTGGCCCTGATCGGGCAGCTCTTCCTGGACCGGGGGACCCGTGCCGGGACCCGACTGCTGAGCGCCGAGTGGGTTGACCAGTCCTGGGCTCCGTGCCCGGTCAAGCGGGAGTACGGCTATCTGTGGTGGCTCAACGATGAGCAGGTGCCGTGGCCCGGGGCACCGGCGACCGGCCGCAGCGCCCGGGGCAACGGCGGACGACACCTGCTGTGGGTCGATCCGGCCCGGGAGCTCGTCCTCGTCTCCCACTGGACCGAGGAACCGCTCGACCTGATCCACGAGGTTTCTCATACCGTCGTCGAGCAAGCGGAATAG
- a CDS encoding DUF4253 domain-containing protein, translated as MIGKAASASDDLDQIEAAFLGTPLAGLPIGYGPSGTVLVTDVDPDRLHEVWQAAEALVPVTGHRPVMVSDDFDDALTIRSEPEQGPSESELRAFAEAAASSEPWLTFRHYGEDQQVDEDEIEFWARGTTGVDLTDLASDVALPTPRPVLARVLYDRLLTDADLHAQVLGNVRLVTQTDYWYTPDSVLLMLLPTSDVRSSAYWLDFFGALTEEDRQGLAEVLAQWRHRWDARLVASWGTMLQFQVGRRPTPGDEAWAAAGQLKALAPNLELSRWEVAVALPAGDAWFVHNRP; from the coding sequence ATGATCGGAAAAGCTGCCAGCGCGAGCGACGACCTCGACCAGATCGAAGCGGCTTTCCTGGGTACGCCACTGGCCGGCCTGCCGATCGGGTACGGCCCGTCGGGCACCGTCCTCGTCACCGACGTCGACCCCGACCGTCTCCACGAGGTCTGGCAGGCCGCCGAGGCGCTGGTGCCGGTCACCGGGCACCGGCCCGTCATGGTCAGCGACGACTTCGACGACGCGCTGACGATCCGGTCCGAGCCCGAGCAGGGTCCGTCGGAGTCGGAGCTGCGTGCGTTCGCCGAGGCGGCGGCATCGTCCGAACCCTGGTTGACCTTCCGCCACTACGGCGAGGACCAACAGGTCGACGAGGATGAGATCGAGTTCTGGGCGCGTGGCACGACCGGCGTCGACCTGACCGATCTGGCGTCGGATGTGGCACTACCGACGCCGCGGCCGGTGCTGGCGCGGGTGCTGTACGACCGGCTGCTCACCGACGCCGACCTGCACGCCCAGGTGCTTGGCAACGTGCGGCTCGTGACGCAGACCGACTACTGGTATACGCCGGACAGCGTCCTGCTCATGTTGCTGCCCACCAGCGACGTCCGCAGCTCGGCGTACTGGCTGGACTTCTTCGGTGCGCTCACCGAGGAGGATCGGCAGGGGCTCGCCGAAGTGCTGGCGCAGTGGCGTCACCGGTGGGACGCCCGCCTTGTCGCCTCGTGGGGCACCATGCTGCAGTTTCAGGTGGGTCGTCGCCCGACGCCGGGTGACGAGGCGTGGGCTGCCGCCGGTCAGCTCAAGGCCCTCGCTCCGAACCTCGAACTGAGCCGGTGGGAGGTCGCCGTCGCCCTACCGGCCGGCGACGCGTGGTTCGTCCACAACCGGCCCTGA
- a CDS encoding GNAT family N-acetyltransferase: MTELRTPRLRLYPIDTAEGERIVGRRPGAGDDWAEDFPFDGDVLGVRGFLAATAAYGDRRPFGHYRITRAADGKAIGGIGFKGQPEDGRIEVGYGLAPSARGNGYAAEALASLLDLATVHGLSRVVAETTGDNVASRRTLERAGFRHTGTDDELYQYEVFLGAPSRPTRTR, encoded by the coding sequence GTGACCGAGCTTCGTACGCCTCGACTGCGTCTGTACCCCATCGACACCGCAGAGGGTGAACGCATCGTCGGGCGACGCCCCGGGGCCGGGGATGACTGGGCCGAGGACTTCCCTTTCGACGGCGACGTCCTCGGCGTGCGGGGCTTTCTCGCCGCCACCGCCGCCTACGGCGACCGACGTCCGTTCGGGCACTACCGGATCACCCGCGCCGCCGACGGCAAGGCCATCGGAGGAATCGGCTTCAAGGGTCAGCCGGAGGACGGACGCATCGAGGTCGGTTACGGTCTCGCCCCGTCAGCCCGGGGAAACGGCTACGCGGCGGAGGCGCTCGCCTCCCTGCTCGACCTCGCGACCGTACACGGACTGTCCCGCGTCGTCGCCGAGACCACCGGCGACAACGTCGCCTCCCGGCGGACCCTCGAACGTGCCGGCTTCCGGCACACCGGCACCGACGATGAGCTCTACCAGTACGAGGTATTCCTCGGTGCCCCTTCGCGACCGACTCGGACGCGGTAG
- a CDS encoding MFS transporter translates to MAPEVSLRRARAVLVTLSLAAFAFITTELLPVGLLTRIAPDLDRSRSQVGLLVTGYAVVVVLASVPLTRLTQRVPRRQLLGVTMLLFAAANAAAALAPTYAVLAGTRLVTALAQALFWSVATATVIGPFPVAVRGRAVALFATGATLAPVLGVPLGTWLGQQAGWRAAFAVLAGIGVAIAAAVLLLLPSYPPAAGGAARGSAPDGRRFAILLIATALGIGGLMTLQTYVAPFLLDVSGFADAVLAPLLFVSGAAGVVGTLVAARTLDTRPIASLLTPLAIGTASLLGLYALGELKPGVVALLAGIGLAYAAFGSAVQNRMLQLAPGSTDIASAGVGTAFNAGIAGGSLLGGALLPTAGARPLALAGGLLTLAALTLLVVDTRRGRAVAPEPTVASPPATRRSGSPAVGKPSGTRRA, encoded by the coding sequence ATGGCACCGGAGGTGTCGCTGCGAAGGGCCAGGGCCGTGCTCGTCACGCTCTCCCTCGCCGCGTTCGCGTTCATCACGACCGAGCTGCTGCCCGTCGGTCTGCTGACCCGCATCGCACCCGATCTGGACCGGTCCCGCTCACAGGTGGGTCTGCTGGTCACCGGGTACGCAGTGGTGGTGGTGCTGGCGTCCGTGCCGCTGACCCGACTGACCCAACGGGTCCCCCGGCGGCAGCTGCTCGGCGTCACGATGCTCCTGTTCGCCGCCGCGAACGCCGCCGCCGCGCTCGCGCCGACGTACGCCGTGCTGGCCGGCACCCGCCTGGTGACCGCCCTCGCCCAGGCGCTGTTCTGGTCCGTGGCCACGGCGACAGTGATCGGGCCGTTCCCGGTCGCGGTGCGCGGTCGGGCGGTGGCGCTGTTCGCGACCGGGGCGACGCTGGCCCCGGTGCTCGGCGTACCTCTCGGCACCTGGCTCGGGCAGCAAGCCGGCTGGCGCGCGGCGTTCGCCGTGCTGGCCGGGATCGGTGTGGCGATCGCCGCCGCAGTGCTGCTCCTTCTCCCCTCCTATCCTCCGGCCGCCGGCGGTGCCGCCCGGGGCAGCGCGCCGGACGGCCGGCGCTTCGCCATCCTGCTGATCGCCACCGCCCTCGGCATCGGCGGCCTCATGACCCTGCAGACCTACGTGGCTCCGTTCCTGCTCGACGTCAGCGGCTTCGCCGACGCGGTGCTGGCGCCGCTGCTGTTCGTCTCCGGCGCGGCCGGCGTCGTCGGCACCCTGGTCGCGGCCCGGACTCTGGACACCCGGCCGATCGCTTCGCTGCTGACGCCGTTGGCCATCGGCACGGCCTCGCTGCTCGGGCTCTACGCGCTCGGCGAGCTCAAGCCGGGCGTGGTCGCGCTCCTCGCCGGGATCGGCCTCGCGTACGCGGCGTTCGGCTCCGCCGTGCAGAACCGGATGCTGCAACTGGCCCCCGGCAGCACCGACATCGCGTCGGCCGGTGTCGGCACCGCCTTCAACGCCGGCATCGCCGGCGGATCACTGCTCGGTGGCGCTCTCCTGCCCACAGCGGGGGCACGCCCGCTGGCACTCGCCGGCGGGCTGCTGACGCTGGCCGCGCTCACGCTGCTCGTCGTGGACACGCGTCGTGGCCGCGCCGTCGCGCCGGAGCCGACCGTCGCCAGTCCCCCAGCTACGCGCCGGTCCGGCTCGCCTGCCGTCGGAAAACCCTCCGGTACGCGCCGGGCGTGA
- a CDS encoding PaaX family transcriptional regulator — MRQSDEVNADDVRVPRAQAGSSPQHLLTTVLGEYLDSSDADLPSTAVIAILREFGISESSARAALSRLVKRGLIATRRKGRSPVYHLTPQAIAKHRSRMRHFLNFGSRPTPWTGEWVQASFSVPSAGQASRHALRRSLTALGFVGLYDSVWIRPGSEATPVKEALRELLHHVEGARWSVMRVRFDEEAGPHGPASAYDLSSLASAYSSFIQQYAPLRAAARSGAVDATRALVARTSAMDSWRRFADIDPDLPPHLLPQPWPRQEARETFLDIHSALGSLAQARLVQVATPHWPDAASWITHFQASRNPARPEPTRH; from the coding sequence GTGCGGCAGTCTGATGAGGTGAACGCCGACGACGTCCGAGTGCCCCGGGCCCAGGCCGGGTCCAGCCCGCAGCACCTGCTGACGACAGTGCTCGGCGAGTACCTCGACTCCTCGGATGCCGACCTGCCGTCGACGGCGGTCATCGCGATTCTGCGGGAGTTCGGGATCAGCGAGTCCAGCGCCCGTGCAGCGCTGTCCCGGCTGGTCAAGCGTGGTCTCATCGCGACACGAAGGAAGGGGCGGTCGCCGGTCTACCACCTCACGCCGCAAGCGATCGCCAAGCACCGCTCCCGGATGCGACATTTCCTGAACTTCGGCTCCCGGCCGACGCCGTGGACCGGCGAATGGGTGCAGGCGTCCTTCTCCGTTCCGAGCGCCGGCCAGGCGTCCCGTCATGCGCTCCGCAGGTCGTTGACCGCACTGGGGTTCGTGGGCCTGTACGACAGTGTGTGGATCCGGCCGGGATCCGAAGCGACACCGGTGAAGGAGGCGCTGCGCGAGCTGCTGCACCACGTCGAGGGTGCCCGGTGGTCCGTCATGCGGGTCCGGTTCGACGAGGAGGCGGGGCCCCATGGCCCGGCCTCCGCGTACGACCTGTCCAGTCTCGCCTCCGCGTACTCGAGCTTCATTCAGCAGTACGCACCGCTGCGCGCGGCCGCGCGCAGCGGTGCGGTGGATGCGACCCGGGCGCTGGTGGCTCGGACCTCGGCGATGGATTCCTGGCGGAGGTTCGCGGACATCGACCCGGACCTTCCCCCGCATCTGCTGCCGCAACCCTGGCCTCGCCAGGAGGCCAGGGAGACCTTCCTGGACATCCACTCCGCGCTCGGTTCACTCGCTCAAGCGCGTCTGGTCCAGGTGGCAACTCCGCACTGGCCGGATGCCGCCTCGTGGATCACCCACTTCCAGGCTTCGCGGAACCCCGCGCGCCCGGAGCCGACCAGACATTGA
- a CDS encoding DinB family protein, which translates to MADLSDAKTALHEYLRENREDLIWKLDGLSEREVRLPRTATGNNLLGALKHCLNVEAGYFGPTFGREFPTPDELVPMAAFDEDPQADWYAREDETKDGLIDLYRRVGAFADQTIDQLPLDAPGQVPWWRPGRQDVTLQRIIIHVTCDIARHAGHADIMREQHDAAIGLRQNNTNIPDEYDWPAYVSKLTKLADQFG; encoded by the coding sequence ATGGCTGACCTGAGCGATGCGAAGACCGCGCTGCACGAATACCTCCGCGAGAACCGCGAAGACCTCATCTGGAAGCTCGACGGGCTCAGCGAACGCGAGGTCAGGCTGCCCCGCACGGCGACCGGCAACAACCTGCTGGGCGCGCTCAAGCACTGCCTCAATGTCGAAGCCGGCTACTTCGGGCCCACCTTCGGCCGCGAGTTCCCGACACCCGACGAACTGGTCCCCATGGCCGCGTTCGACGAGGACCCGCAGGCAGACTGGTACGCCCGCGAGGACGAGACGAAGGACGGGCTGATCGACCTGTATCGCCGCGTCGGCGCGTTCGCCGACCAGACGATCGACCAGCTACCGCTGGATGCGCCGGGGCAGGTGCCGTGGTGGCGGCCGGGTCGGCAGGACGTGACGCTACAGCGGATCATCATCCACGTGACCTGCGATATCGCCCGGCACGCCGGGCACGCCGACATCATGCGTGAACAGCACGACGCGGCGATCGGCCTCCGGCAGAACAACACCAACATCCCCGACGAGTACGACTGGCCGGCGTACGTCAGCAAGCTGACGAAGCTCGCCGACCAGTTCGGATGA
- a CDS encoding cellulose binding domain-containing protein has protein sequence MRRRAKIYAGMAAAIVPVTSVIMALGGTPASAAIGGSGPYPADYETSATLANHTIFRPQTLPSERLPIVVWGNGGCSANGLSQGNFLREIASHGFLAIANGAPNGSGSTTSQMLTQSIDWAVADNSRQGSKYYNKLDTSKVAVAGFSCGGLEAYAVSNDPRVTTTGIFSSGLLNDADDYQLRRLTKPIAYFVGGPSDIAYPNAMDDWGKLPAGLPAFMGNLNVGHGGTYDQANGGEFGRVATLYLKWRLKGDATAGRNFVGVDCGLCRSQWSVQQKNLTLDDGTPPPTTPPPTTPPPTGTPGCTAVYSVQDQWNGGFVANVSVTAGTTALTGWRVTLTLPSGASVSSLWNGVSSGTSGTITVANQSYNGRLPAGQATSFGFQGTGSGSGTTASCTGS, from the coding sequence ATGAGAAGGCGAGCAAAGATCTACGCGGGGATGGCGGCCGCCATCGTCCCGGTCACCTCCGTGATCATGGCGCTCGGCGGGACACCGGCGTCCGCCGCCATCGGCGGTTCCGGCCCCTATCCCGCCGACTACGAAACCTCGGCCACCCTGGCCAACCACACCATCTTCCGGCCGCAGACCCTCCCTTCCGAACGCCTGCCCATCGTCGTGTGGGGCAACGGCGGCTGCTCGGCCAACGGCCTCTCCCAGGGCAACTTCCTGCGCGAGATCGCCTCCCACGGCTTCCTCGCCATCGCCAACGGCGCCCCGAACGGGTCCGGCTCCACCACCTCCCAGATGCTCACCCAGTCCATCGACTGGGCGGTCGCGGATAACTCCCGGCAGGGCAGCAAGTACTACAACAAGCTCGACACGAGCAAGGTCGCCGTCGCCGGCTTCTCCTGCGGAGGCCTGGAGGCGTACGCCGTCTCGAACGACCCGCGGGTCACCACGACCGGCATCTTCAGCAGCGGTCTGCTGAACGACGCCGACGACTACCAGCTCAGGAGACTGACCAAGCCGATCGCCTACTTCGTCGGCGGGCCCAGCGACATCGCCTACCCGAACGCGATGGACGACTGGGGCAAGCTGCCCGCCGGCCTGCCCGCCTTCATGGGCAACCTGAACGTCGGGCACGGCGGCACCTACGACCAGGCCAACGGCGGCGAGTTCGGCCGGGTGGCGACGCTCTACCTCAAGTGGCGCCTGAAGGGCGACGCCACCGCCGGCCGCAATTTCGTCGGCGTCGACTGCGGTCTGTGCCGCAGCCAGTGGAGCGTCCAGCAGAAGAACCTGACGCTCGACGACGGCACGCCGCCGCCCACCACCCCGCCGCCCACCACACCGCCCCCGACCGGTACCCCCGGCTGTACCGCCGTCTACTCCGTCCAGGACCAGTGGAACGGCGGATTCGTCGCCAACGTCAGCGTCACCGCGGGAACCACAGCGCTGACCGGCTGGCGGGTCACCCTCACCCTGCCGAGCGGCGCGTCGGTCAGCTCGCTCTGGAACGGGGTCAGCAGCGGCACCAGCGGAACCATCACTGTCGCGAACCAGAGCTACAACGGCCGGCTGCCCGCAGGTCAGGCCACCAGCTTCGGCTTCCAGGGCACCGGCAGCGGCAGCGGAACCACAGCGAGTTGCACCGGTAGCTGA
- a CDS encoding fructosamine kinase family protein, whose translation MTLLERLHLAGMREVVAVQPVTGGLAALAGIATRRDAPPVFVKAFADPPADDVFVAEAEGLAALRELGGVATPEVILADRDVLVLSVLRPRPRSEAFWERFAHLLAHLHLSTTHPRFGWHHDNWLGRRRQVNTWNDDGFAFFAQHRLLRWLDQPRVEAALDAEDRAALERLCDRLPDLLPERPACLTHGDLWAQNVLATADGEPALIDPAVSYLWAEVDLAHVWSTSPPPEARRMFEVYAELTSLDADWEARMPVIQLRQHLAVLAQFDDDWGAADQIRAVLAPFRTRS comes from the coding sequence ATGACCCTGCTGGAGCGTCTACACCTGGCCGGTATGCGTGAGGTCGTCGCGGTGCAGCCGGTGACCGGTGGGCTCGCGGCGCTCGCGGGCATCGCCACCCGCCGGGACGCTCCGCCGGTGTTCGTCAAGGCCTTCGCCGACCCTCCGGCCGATGACGTCTTCGTCGCCGAGGCCGAAGGGCTGGCCGCCCTGCGTGAGCTCGGCGGTGTGGCGACGCCCGAGGTGATCCTGGCGGACCGGGACGTACTGGTCTTGTCGGTGTTGCGCCCGAGGCCGCGGAGCGAGGCCTTCTGGGAGCGGTTCGCGCACCTGCTCGCCCACCTGCACCTGAGTACGACCCATCCCCGCTTCGGCTGGCACCACGACAACTGGCTGGGCCGTCGCCGCCAGGTCAACACCTGGAACGACGACGGCTTCGCCTTCTTCGCACAGCACCGGCTGCTGCGCTGGCTCGACCAGCCCCGCGTCGAGGCGGCGCTCGACGCGGAGGACCGGGCGGCGCTGGAGCGGCTCTGTGACCGGCTGCCCGACCTGCTGCCGGAGCGTCCGGCGTGTCTGACGCACGGCGACCTGTGGGCGCAGAACGTCCTGGCCACCGCGGATGGAGAGCCGGCTCTGATCGACCCGGCCGTGTCGTACCTGTGGGCCGAGGTCGACCTCGCTCACGTGTGGTCCACCTCGCCCCCGCCCGAGGCGCGACGGATGTTCGAGGTCTACGCCGAGCTGACCTCGCTCGACGCCGACTGGGAGGCCCGGATGCCGGTCATCCAGCTGCGACAACACCTCGCCGTGCTGGCCCAGTTCGACGACGACTGGGGCGCGGCCGACCAGATCCGCGCCGTCCTGGCCCCGTTCCGGACGCGATCCTGA
- a CDS encoding YcxB family protein, which produces MHIRFDVPADPAYPGRVAAALGNARLRRFGYIGAVLTAVGVIGLVVSRGFGWGERSSPLWTALVVAGVLSMLYRPWVLARARRRSGSYAVEGAYDITDDNIMMRSGSESGGIAWDGVAQVRDAGDFWVVYVGRMPATVIPRWLMSAEDAETLRAHMTERGLLPHR; this is translated from the coding sequence GTGCACATCCGTTTTGACGTCCCCGCCGATCCCGCCTACCCGGGCCGGGTGGCCGCTGCGCTCGGCAACGCTCGGCTCCGCAGATTCGGCTACATCGGGGCGGTCCTGACGGCGGTCGGGGTCATCGGCCTCGTCGTCTCGCGGGGGTTCGGGTGGGGCGAGCGGAGTTCGCCGCTGTGGACCGCGCTGGTCGTGGCCGGCGTGCTGTCGATGCTGTACCGGCCGTGGGTGCTGGCTCGCGCCCGGCGCCGTTCCGGTAGCTACGCCGTCGAGGGCGCCTACGACATCACCGACGACAACATCATGATGCGCAGCGGCTCGGAGTCCGGCGGCATCGCCTGGGACGGGGTTGCCCAGGTGCGGGACGCCGGAGACTTCTGGGTCGTGTACGTCGGCCGAATGCCCGCGACCGTGATCCCGCGCTGGCTGATGTCCGCCGAGGATGCCGAGACGTTGCGCGCCCACATGACCGAACGAGGGCTGCTGCCCCATCGGTGA
- a CDS encoding LacI family DNA-binding transcriptional regulator — MTRLARPGGSPPTPRSVDVARLAGVSQKTVSRVLNDEPYVSADVRRRVLDAAAELGYRRNQAARALASGRTRSIGVVTLGSALYGPASWLLGIERAVRKVGYTLQVATTIEGDPGGIASALASLLDQGVDGVVISEPIDEGVGLISVDVPVLVLGAPPTFTAPQVVTARVGAGRLARAATEHLLELGHATVHHLAGPQRWYSARDRLAGWREALRAHGADEPPVVEGDWSAASGYAAGRELAGDGTVTAVFAANDDMAIGLIRAQLEAGRRVPEDISVVGFDDIPVAAYVTPPLTTVRQPFDEVARQGLALLVQVIEKPDAELPPAPDQPVELVVRSSTAPPPPRPIPGRGRH; from the coding sequence GTGACGCGACTGGCGAGGCCGGGTGGAAGCCCTCCGACGCCGCGCAGCGTGGACGTCGCGCGGCTGGCCGGCGTCTCCCAGAAGACGGTGTCCAGGGTCCTCAACGACGAGCCGTATGTCTCGGCCGACGTGCGCCGGCGGGTCCTGGACGCCGCCGCGGAGCTCGGCTACCGGCGCAACCAGGCGGCCCGGGCGCTGGCCTCCGGGCGGACCCGGTCGATCGGCGTGGTAACGCTCGGCAGCGCCTTGTACGGGCCGGCGTCGTGGCTCTTGGGCATCGAGCGGGCGGTCCGGAAGGTGGGCTACACGCTGCAGGTGGCCACCACGATCGAGGGCGACCCGGGCGGCATCGCGAGCGCCCTGGCGTCGCTGCTGGACCAGGGCGTGGACGGCGTCGTCATCTCCGAGCCGATCGACGAGGGCGTCGGCCTCATCAGCGTCGACGTGCCGGTCCTGGTCCTCGGCGCGCCGCCCACCTTCACCGCGCCGCAGGTGGTGACCGCCAGGGTCGGCGCGGGCCGGCTCGCGCGGGCCGCGACCGAGCACCTGCTGGAGTTGGGGCACGCGACCGTCCATCACCTGGCCGGCCCGCAGCGGTGGTATTCGGCACGGGACCGTCTCGCCGGCTGGCGCGAGGCGCTGCGAGCCCACGGCGCGGACGAGCCGCCGGTCGTCGAGGGCGACTGGTCGGCCGCGTCCGGCTACGCGGCGGGCCGGGAACTGGCCGGCGACGGCACCGTGACCGCGGTGTTCGCCGCAAACGACGACATGGCGATCGGTCTCATCCGCGCGCAGCTCGAGGCCGGGCGCCGGGTGCCCGAGGACATCAGCGTCGTCGGGTTCGACGACATCCCGGTCGCCGCCTACGTCACTCCCCCGCTCACCACCGTGCGGCAGCCGTTCGACGAGGTCGCGCGGCAGGGCCTCGCGCTGCTGGTACAGGTCATCGAGAAGCCGGACGCCGAGCTTCCACCGGCGCCCGACCAACCGGTCGAGCTCGTCGTCCGCAGCTCGACGGCGCCACCACCGCCCCGGCCGATCCCGGGACGTGGCCGCCACTAG
- a CDS encoding cupin domain-containing protein, translated as MSTKDRPEGISPTAVESAPGLWRIDLQRHDLSIPGREVIQTRVEFTPDSPPFKHFHPGEEIICVLQGTLEYRLEGQPPMVCNPGDALTVPYGVHHQARNVGDGIAVELATYVVEKGKPLLTKVE; from the coding sequence ATGAGCACCAAGGACCGACCCGAGGGGATCAGCCCCACAGCGGTGGAGTCAGCACCAGGGCTGTGGCGGATCGATCTGCAACGGCACGACCTCAGCATCCCCGGGCGAGAGGTCATCCAGACTCGGGTGGAGTTCACGCCGGATTCGCCGCCGTTCAAGCACTTCCACCCGGGCGAGGAAATCATCTGCGTTCTGCAGGGCACGCTCGAATATCGGCTTGAGGGGCAGCCACCCATGGTGTGCAACCCCGGCGACGCGCTCACGGTCCCATACGGTGTGCACCACCAGGCCCGCAACGTTGGCGACGGTATCGCTGTCGAACTGGCCACGTACGTCGTCGAGAAGGGGAAACCACTTCTCACCAAGGTGGAGTGA